From a single Oceanobacillus kimchii X50 genomic region:
- the rimP gene encoding ribosome maturation factor RimP has protein sequence MSSHVVSLTEELVTPILEEKNLELVDIEYVKEGKNWFLRVYIDKEGGIDIMECGEVSELLSEKLDESDPITEAYFLEVSSPGVERPLKHKEDFDSSIGKNIFVKLYEPIDGSKEYEGTLQSFDGEIVTMEYKVKTRKKQVEIPYNKIAKARIAVTF, from the coding sequence ATGAGTTCTCATGTGGTTTCTTTAACGGAAGAGTTGGTTACTCCAATTTTAGAAGAAAAGAATCTAGAATTAGTAGACATTGAATATGTAAAAGAAGGCAAAAATTGGTTTCTACGTGTATATATAGATAAAGAAGGCGGTATTGACATCATGGAATGCGGAGAAGTTTCAGAACTTCTAAGTGAGAAGCTTGATGAGTCAGATCCAATTACAGAAGCATATTTCTTAGAAGTGTCTTCTCCAGGAGTAGAACGTCCACTCAAGCATAAAGAAGACTTTGACTCCAGTATAGGGAAAAATATCTTTGTGAAATTATATGAGCCTATTGATGGAAGTAAAGAGTATGAAGGTACATTACAATCCTTTGATGGAGAAATTGTAACAATGGAATATAAAGTGAAAACGCGTAAGAAGCAAGTAGAGATACCTTATAACAAAATTGCCAAAGCAAGAATTGCTGTTACGTTTTAA
- the nusA gene encoding transcription termination factor NusA, with the protein MSMQLFDAIENLAKEKGIDKDILMEALEAALISAYKKNFKSASNVRVELNEETGKMAVYARKTVVDELEDVQQEISLDEAKKIDPNYEVDDVIEVEVTPKDFGRIAAQAAKQVVTQRVREAERGVIFSEYVDREEDVMTGIIQRKDPRFVYVNLGKIEAKLAESEQMPTEEYHVHDRLKVFVTKVENTSKGPQIFISRSHPGLLKRLFEMEVPEIYDGTVEIKSVAREAGDRSKISVYASDPEIDPVGSCVGQRGQRVQAIVTELKGEKIDIVQWSEDPVVYVSNALSPSKVVKVSVNEEEKSTTVVVPDYQLSLAIGKRGQNARLAAKLTGWKIDIKSESEAREEGLLDEGESYSDNENDLFE; encoded by the coding sequence GTGAGCATGCAGTTATTTGATGCGATTGAGAATTTAGCAAAAGAAAAGGGAATTGATAAGGATATCTTAATGGAGGCCTTAGAAGCAGCCTTAATCTCAGCGTACAAGAAAAACTTCAAATCTGCTTCCAATGTAAGAGTAGAGTTGAATGAAGAAACCGGAAAAATGGCAGTTTATGCACGTAAAACAGTAGTAGACGAATTAGAAGATGTACAACAAGAAATTTCTTTAGATGAAGCAAAAAAAATTGATCCAAACTATGAAGTGGATGATGTTATCGAGGTAGAGGTAACACCAAAAGATTTTGGCCGTATCGCTGCACAAGCTGCAAAACAAGTTGTGACTCAACGAGTTCGAGAAGCAGAAAGAGGTGTGATTTTCTCTGAGTATGTTGATCGTGAAGAAGATGTCATGACGGGTATAATTCAACGAAAAGATCCACGCTTTGTATATGTTAATTTAGGTAAGATTGAAGCAAAACTAGCTGAATCTGAGCAGATGCCTACAGAGGAATATCATGTGCATGACCGTTTGAAAGTGTTTGTTACGAAAGTAGAAAATACAAGTAAAGGTCCACAAATCTTTATTTCTAGATCCCATCCTGGTCTATTAAAACGACTATTCGAAATGGAAGTTCCAGAAATTTATGATGGAACTGTAGAAATAAAGTCAGTAGCTCGTGAAGCAGGAGATCGCTCTAAAATTTCTGTGTATGCATCTGATCCGGAAATAGATCCAGTTGGTTCTTGCGTTGGACAGCGTGGACAACGAGTTCAGGCAATTGTAACTGAACTAAAAGGTGAAAAGATAGACATTGTTCAATGGTCAGAAGATCCAGTAGTATATGTATCTAATGCATTGAGTCCATCAAAAGTAGTTAAGGTGTCCGTGAACGAGGAAGAAAAATCAACGACGGTGGTCGTTCCAGATTACCAGTTATCCCTAGCAATTGGTAAGAGAGGCCAAAATGCCAGATTGGCAGCTAAATTGACAGGGTGGAAAATAGATATTAAAAGTGAATCCGAAGCAAGAGAAGAAGGATTACTCGATGAAGGTGAATCCTATTCTGACAATGAAAATGACTTGTTTGAATAA
- the rnpM gene encoding RNase P modulator RnpM — protein sequence MVKKKKVPERKCIVTNEMRPKKELIRVVRNKEGEVFVDPSGKKNGRGAYLSKDKEVIDQAKQTNVLNRTFNTEIDESLYEDLLQVIEGTYHES from the coding sequence TTGGTTAAGAAGAAAAAGGTTCCAGAGCGTAAATGTATAGTCACCAATGAAATGAGACCGAAGAAAGAATTAATACGTGTCGTTCGAAATAAGGAAGGGGAAGTATTCGTCGATCCATCAGGTAAGAAAAATGGTAGAGGAGCGTATCTTTCCAAAGATAAAGAAGTAATTGACCAGGCAAAACAAACAAATGTATTGAATCGAACTTTTAATACAGAGATTGATGAATCTCTTTACGAAGATTTGTTACAAGTAATAGAAGGCACGTATCATGAATCCTAA
- a CDS encoding YlxQ family RNA-binding protein → MNPNYLNILGLAVRARKCAFGEETILKEVRSNRAKLVLLASDIGPQTKKKITDKCNYYKIPFRFVDDRDTISHSIGKTHRVAVAILDAGFAKKLISLIGE, encoded by the coding sequence ATGAATCCTAATTACCTAAATATTCTTGGGCTCGCAGTACGTGCACGTAAATGTGCTTTTGGTGAAGAGACAATCTTAAAAGAAGTTCGTTCTAACCGTGCAAAATTGGTCTTGTTAGCAAGTGATATTGGACCACAAACGAAAAAAAAGATAACGGATAAATGTAATTATTATAAAATTCCGTTTCGATTTGTTGATGATCGTGATACTATTTCACATTCAATCGGAAAGACCCATAGAGTAGCTGTCGCTATTTTAGATGCAGGCTTTGCAAAAAAGCTCATATCTCTAATTGGGGAATAA
- the infB gene encoding translation initiation factor IF-2, whose translation MSKIRIYEYAKQNNIASKEVINFLKTEDVEVTNHMSAISDEVVKKLDNKFKAKPEKADKEQHQPKKQQQNKQKPNQHKQKNQSKLNKNKKQKGPKKNQQQERPAAKPAETPGKITYHGTLTVQDLADKLNKESAELIKKLMFLGVMATKNQDIDDDAIELICGEYGVEVEKEIILEDTDLDKYIEEDAEEDKQERPAVVTIMGHVDHGKTTLLDSIRHTKVTAGEAGGITQHIGAYQVENDGKKITFLDTPGHAAFTSMRSRGAQITDIAILVVAADDGVMPQTVEAINHAKAAEVPIIVAVNKMDKEGANPDRVMQELTEHELIPEDWGGNTIFVNLSAIKNEGIDDLLEMILLVSEVEELKANPNAKAFGSVIDAQLDKGRGSVATLLVQNGTLRVGDPLVVGNTYGKVRAMVNDIGNRVTEVGPSTPVEITGLHGVPQAGDQFLVFKDEKKARQIGEAREQKQIDANRGSQSTVSLDDLFEQIKQGEMKELNIIVKADVQGSVEALAASLQKIEVEGVNVKIIHTGVGAITESDIILASASKAIVIGFNVRPDVNAKNAAESEKVDLRLHRVIYNAIEEIESAMKGLLDPEYEEKVIGQAEVRETFKVSRIGTIAGSYVTDGKITRDAGVRLIRDGVVLYEGELQALKRFKDDVKEVQTNYECGITISNFNDIKEGDIIEAFVMEEIERK comes from the coding sequence ATGAGTAAAATACGTATATATGAATATGCAAAACAAAATAATATAGCAAGTAAAGAAGTAATTAACTTCTTAAAAACAGAAGATGTTGAAGTTACGAATCATATGTCAGCAATTTCTGATGAAGTTGTCAAAAAGCTAGATAATAAATTTAAGGCAAAACCAGAGAAAGCTGACAAAGAACAACATCAACCTAAAAAACAACAACAGAATAAGCAGAAACCAAATCAGCACAAACAAAAGAATCAATCCAAACTGAATAAAAACAAGAAACAAAAAGGACCAAAGAAAAATCAACAGCAAGAGAGACCAGCTGCTAAACCAGCAGAAACTCCAGGGAAAATAACTTATCATGGTACACTAACTGTACAAGATTTAGCTGATAAGCTTAATAAAGAATCTGCTGAGCTTATTAAAAAGCTAATGTTCCTTGGTGTAATGGCTACAAAAAATCAAGACATCGATGATGATGCTATTGAATTAATTTGTGGTGAGTATGGTGTAGAAGTTGAAAAAGAAATCATACTAGAAGATACAGATTTAGACAAATATATTGAAGAAGATGCTGAAGAAGATAAGCAAGAACGTCCCGCTGTTGTAACAATAATGGGGCACGTAGACCATGGGAAAACGACATTGTTAGATTCCATTCGTCATACAAAAGTTACAGCAGGTGAAGCAGGTGGAATCACCCAGCACATTGGTGCGTATCAAGTGGAAAATGATGGTAAGAAGATTACTTTCTTAGATACACCTGGACACGCTGCGTTTACTAGTATGCGATCTCGTGGCGCACAAATTACTGATATTGCTATCTTAGTTGTTGCTGCAGATGATGGTGTGATGCCTCAGACTGTAGAAGCAATTAACCATGCTAAAGCGGCTGAAGTTCCAATTATTGTTGCAGTTAATAAAATGGATAAAGAAGGAGCAAATCCTGACCGTGTTATGCAGGAACTAACAGAGCATGAACTAATTCCTGAAGATTGGGGCGGTAACACAATTTTTGTTAATCTTTCTGCGATTAAAAATGAAGGTATCGATGACTTATTGGAAATGATTCTTCTTGTTTCAGAAGTAGAAGAATTAAAAGCAAATCCGAATGCAAAAGCGTTTGGAAGTGTTATTGATGCTCAACTCGATAAAGGTAGAGGTTCTGTTGCGACGTTACTTGTTCAAAATGGTACCCTGCGTGTTGGAGATCCATTAGTCGTAGGGAATACTTATGGTAAAGTACGTGCAATGGTGAATGACATTGGAAATCGTGTAACAGAAGTTGGACCATCTACACCAGTAGAAATCACTGGTCTACATGGTGTACCACAAGCAGGAGATCAGTTCCTTGTCTTTAAAGATGAGAAGAAAGCTCGTCAAATCGGTGAAGCACGTGAACAAAAACAAATTGACGCGAATCGTGGCTCCCAATCTACCGTTAGCTTAGATGATTTATTTGAACAAATTAAGCAAGGTGAAATGAAAGAATTAAATATTATTGTAAAAGCAGATGTTCAAGGATCTGTTGAAGCACTTGCTGCATCTTTACAAAAAATTGAAGTAGAAGGCGTAAACGTTAAGATCATTCATACAGGTGTAGGTGCTATTACAGAATCAGATATTATTCTTGCTTCGGCATCTAAAGCGATTGTTATTGGATTTAATGTTCGTCCGGATGTAAACGCGAAAAACGCAGCGGAATCAGAAAAAGTAGATCTGCGCCTTCATCGTGTTATCTACAATGCGATAGAAGAAATTGAATCTGCAATGAAAGGATTACTTGATCCTGAGTATGAAGAAAAAGTAATCGGTCAAGCAGAAGTACGTGAAACTTTTAAAGTTTCACGAATCGGTACGATTGCTGGAAGTTATGTAACAGATGGGAAAATTACAAGAGATGCTGGCGTTCGATTAATTCGTGACGGAGTTGTATTATATGAAGGAGAACTTCAAGCTCTTAAACGATTTAAAGACGATGTGAAAGAAGTTCAAACAAACTACGAATGTGGTATTACAATCTCTAATTTCAATGATATTAAAGAAGGAGATATTATCGAAGCATTCGTTATGGAAGAAATTGAACGTAAATGA
- a CDS encoding DUF503 domain-containing protein, with protein MIVYAEIECMLYDGHSLKDKRSIIKKVISKLRQTSNVSVTELDFHDLWQRTKFGIVSISTDYVHAEKIIQHAIGQIDSFSELERTITNVERL; from the coding sequence ATGATTGTCTATGCAGAAATAGAATGTATGCTATATGATGGTCATTCCTTAAAAGATAAACGTTCTATTATTAAGAAGGTAATATCTAAACTTCGTCAGACGTCCAATGTATCTGTTACAGAATTAGATTTTCATGATTTATGGCAGCGTACCAAGTTTGGTATCGTATCGATTTCTACTGACTATGTGCATGCCGAGAAAATCATTCAACATGCGATTGGTCAAATTGATTCGTTTTCAGAGTTAGAGAGAACAATTACAAATGTGGAAAGATTATAA
- the rbfA gene encoding 30S ribosome-binding factor RbfA, whose translation MAELRAHRVAEQMKKELGEILSRKIKDPRVGFVTVTDVEVTGDLQQAKVYISVLGDEKKKQDTLLGLSKAKGFIRSEIGNRIRLRKTPELTFEFDEALEQGNRIETILRDLNK comes from the coding sequence ATGGCAGAATTAAGAGCTCATCGGGTCGCAGAGCAAATGAAAAAAGAACTTGGTGAAATTCTCTCTAGAAAGATAAAAGATCCACGTGTTGGATTTGTAACCGTAACTGATGTGGAGGTTACTGGTGACCTTCAACAGGCAAAAGTGTATATTTCTGTTCTTGGAGATGAGAAGAAGAAACAAGATACACTATTAGGTCTTTCAAAAGCAAAAGGATTTATTCGTTCTGAGATTGGTAATCGAATTCGTTTAAGAAAGACACCAGAATTAACATTTGAATTTGATGAAGCATTAGAACAAGGGAATCGCATTGAAACAATTCTTAGAGACTTAAATAAGTAA
- the truB gene encoding tRNA pseudouridine(55) synthase TruB translates to MNGILPLWKPKGLTSHDCVIRCRRYFKTKKVGHTGTLDPEVEGVLPICIGQATKIVPFLTDTKKVYEATVQLGSSTETEDATGKIVETKEVSDFPTIEKLHEVLQTFLGRTKQIPPIYSAVKVNGKKLYEYARANETVERPVREIEIFELTLTSVNEKNHSFDIRIVCSKGTYIRTLCVDIGKALGYPAHMSLLVRTNTGTFSEKNTITFDMIEEAVSNQSEERLLVPIINGLQHLDQIEVNEDMKKRILNGQKLSLQRNHHEHTDPFVFVHRGNVLAIYQSHPTNEDQIKPVRVFAIEDKKV, encoded by the coding sequence ATGAATGGTATTCTTCCGTTATGGAAACCAAAAGGACTAACGTCACATGATTGTGTGATACGTTGTCGTCGATATTTTAAGACTAAAAAGGTTGGACATACTGGAACATTGGATCCAGAAGTTGAGGGGGTATTACCTATATGTATTGGACAAGCTACAAAAATTGTTCCGTTTTTGACAGATACGAAAAAGGTATATGAAGCTACGGTACAACTTGGAAGTTCAACCGAGACAGAGGATGCGACAGGAAAAATAGTAGAAACAAAGGAAGTATCTGATTTTCCTACTATAGAGAAATTACACGAAGTACTTCAAACTTTTCTAGGAAGAACGAAGCAAATCCCGCCAATTTACTCCGCTGTAAAGGTAAACGGAAAAAAATTATATGAATATGCTAGAGCAAATGAAACAGTGGAAAGGCCTGTGAGAGAAATTGAAATATTTGAATTAACGCTTACCAGTGTTAATGAGAAAAATCATTCGTTTGACATTCGTATCGTTTGCTCTAAAGGTACTTATATACGTACGTTATGTGTAGATATAGGAAAAGCGTTGGGGTATCCAGCACATATGTCTTTACTTGTTCGCACAAATACTGGGACATTTTCTGAGAAAAATACGATAACTTTTGATATGATAGAAGAGGCTGTTTCCAATCAATCCGAAGAAAGATTATTAGTTCCAATTATAAACGGTTTGCAACATTTGGATCAGATTGAAGTAAATGAAGATATGAAAAAAAGAATTTTAAATGGCCAGAAACTTTCATTACAGAGAAATCATCACGAGCACACAGATCCGTTTGTATTTGTCCATAGAGGAAATGTACTGGCTATTTATCAATCGCATCCAACAAATGAAGATCAGATAAAACCAGTACGTGTATTTGCAATTGAAGATAAAAAAGTGTAG
- a CDS encoding bifunctional riboflavin kinase/FAD synthetase, with amino-acid sequence MRTIELTYPHSLHIEELPETVSAIGFFDGIHQGHQKVITTAVREAEKKAMDSAVITFHPHPSVVLKKDTKQVQYITTLKEKQEVLQELGVDRLYIITFNEQLSKLSPQEFIDHFIVGLHIKHLVAGFDYSFGYKGKGNMNNISDYSNEKFTWQKVDQVSLDEEKVSSTRIRQELKEGNVEKVHQLLNRPYQSTGMVIKGAQRGRELGYPTANIDVPNDSLLPRQGIYAVYAWIKNQRYEGMANIGTNPTFTEDRQDVSVEVYIFDYSNDLYGEELIIEWLDYVRPEEKFDTVEALIDRMKQDEQEIRSYLTKE; translated from the coding sequence TTGAGGACAATAGAATTAACATATCCACATAGCTTGCATATAGAAGAATTACCAGAAACCGTAAGTGCAATTGGATTTTTTGATGGTATTCATCAAGGTCATCAAAAAGTAATTACAACCGCAGTACGAGAAGCCGAAAAAAAAGCGATGGATAGTGCAGTGATTACATTCCATCCACATCCTTCCGTAGTATTAAAGAAAGATACGAAACAGGTTCAATATATAACTACGTTGAAAGAAAAACAGGAAGTTTTACAGGAGCTTGGTGTAGATCGTCTTTATATTATTACTTTCAATGAACAGTTGTCCAAACTAAGTCCACAAGAATTTATTGATCACTTTATCGTTGGATTACATATAAAACATCTAGTTGCGGGTTTTGACTATTCATTTGGTTATAAAGGGAAAGGAAATATGAATAATATTTCAGATTACTCCAACGAAAAATTTACTTGGCAGAAGGTAGACCAGGTATCTCTAGATGAAGAGAAAGTAAGTTCAACACGGATCCGGCAAGAATTAAAAGAGGGTAATGTAGAAAAAGTACACCAATTATTAAATAGACCGTATCAATCAACTGGCATGGTAATTAAAGGGGCACAACGTGGAAGGGAACTTGGTTATCCTACAGCAAACATTGATGTTCCAAATGATTCACTTTTACCACGCCAGGGTATTTATGCTGTATATGCGTGGATAAAAAACCAACGTTATGAAGGCATGGCGAATATTGGCACTAACCCAACTTTTACTGAGGACAGGCAGGACGTATCTGTCGAGGTATATATTTTTGATTACTCTAATGATTTATATGGAGAAGAATTAATCATTGAATGGCTGGATTATGTTCGCCCCGAAGAAAAATTTGATACAGTTGAAGCATTAATCGATCGAATGAAACAGGATGAACAGGAAATTCGATCCTATTTAACAAAAGAATAA
- the rpsO gene encoding 30S ribosomal protein S15 has translation MAITQERKNEIISEYKVHETDTGSPEVQIAVLTEEITSLNEHLRVHKKDHHSRRGLLKMVGKRRNLLTYLRNKDVTRYRELIKKLGLRR, from the coding sequence ATGGCAATTACACAGGAACGTAAGAATGAAATTATTAGCGAGTACAAGGTTCACGAAACCGATACTGGTTCTCCAGAAGTACAAATCGCTGTACTAACGGAAGAAATCACTTCTTTAAATGAACATTTACGAGTTCATAAAAAAGATCATCATTCTCGTCGCGGTCTTTTAAAGATGGTTGGTAAACGTCGTAATCTATTAACGTACCTACGTAACAAAGACGTTACTCGTTACCGTGAATTAATAAAAAAACTTGGCTTACGTCGATAA